In Microbacterium foliorum, the following proteins share a genomic window:
- a CDS encoding YciI family protein, translating into MKYMLIMRSNDDAVEAYKEMPFEQVIEAMGKYNESMIKAGVLAAGEGLSDAAEGFVVDFSAETPLITDGPYGETKELFNGFWILEVSSREEAAEWASRAPLGPGSFLEVRRVTDESDFPADNEWIEKEAGWREEQAQRAQQ; encoded by the coding sequence ATGAAGTACATGCTGATCATGCGCTCGAACGACGACGCGGTCGAGGCTTACAAGGAGATGCCGTTCGAGCAGGTCATCGAGGCCATGGGCAAGTACAACGAGTCGATGATCAAGGCCGGCGTGCTGGCTGCCGGTGAGGGCCTCAGCGACGCCGCCGAGGGATTCGTCGTCGACTTCAGCGCAGAGACCCCGCTCATCACCGACGGCCCCTACGGAGAGACGAAGGAGCTGTTCAACGGCTTCTGGATCCTCGAGGTGTCGAGCCGTGAAGAGGCAGCGGAGTGGGCGAGCCGGGCGCCGCTCGGACCGGGTTCGTTCCTCGAGGTGCGACGCGTGACCGACGAGTCGGACTTCCCGGCCGACAACGAGTGGATCGAGAAGGAAGCCGGCTGGCGCGAGGAGCAGGCGCAGCGCGCCCAGCAGTGA
- a CDS encoding RNA polymerase sigma factor: MSDSPHREAARSAPDEGARRAVAAVWRIESAKIVATLTRVVGDFGLAEDLAQEALLDALQQWPADGVPRNGAAWLTAVAKRKAIDGWRRRERLDDRMAVLAHDLEREQAEAVDAPPWDPDAVDDDVLRLIFISCHPVLSREAQVALTLRVVGGLSSEEIARAFLVPTATVQQRIVRAKKTLAAANVPFEMPPREEHTARLGAVLGVLYLIFNEGHAASSGPDWMRPELSLEAIRLARVLAALMPRERDAHSLIALMELTAARFPARVDAHGDPVLLADQDRRRWDRGRIARGRAALGAADAIGTGRGPYGLQAAIAECHAVAASIDETDWDRIVVLYEALGRIAPSPVVELNRAAAVAMATGPASALHIIDGLASSGALAGYHLLPATRAELLLRLGRDDEARSEFAVAASLAGNDRERALLRANAEER, encoded by the coding sequence ATGAGCGACTCTCCGCACCGCGAGGCGGCTCGCTCCGCACCCGACGAGGGCGCGCGGCGAGCCGTCGCCGCCGTGTGGCGCATCGAGTCCGCGAAGATCGTCGCGACGCTCACGCGCGTGGTCGGTGACTTCGGCCTGGCCGAGGACCTCGCGCAGGAGGCGCTGCTCGATGCTCTGCAGCAGTGGCCCGCCGACGGCGTGCCACGCAACGGGGCGGCGTGGCTCACGGCAGTGGCGAAGCGCAAGGCGATCGACGGCTGGCGCCGTCGGGAACGGCTGGACGATCGCATGGCCGTGCTCGCCCACGACCTCGAGCGTGAGCAGGCAGAGGCGGTGGACGCGCCCCCCTGGGACCCGGATGCCGTCGACGATGACGTGCTCCGACTGATCTTCATCTCGTGCCACCCGGTGCTCTCGCGCGAAGCTCAGGTGGCGCTGACTCTGCGCGTCGTGGGCGGACTGTCGAGTGAGGAGATCGCCCGGGCTTTTCTCGTGCCGACGGCGACCGTGCAGCAGCGCATCGTGCGGGCCAAGAAGACCCTCGCCGCGGCGAACGTCCCCTTCGAGATGCCTCCTCGCGAAGAGCACACGGCACGGCTGGGGGCGGTCCTGGGCGTGCTGTATCTGATCTTCAACGAGGGGCACGCAGCCAGCAGCGGCCCCGACTGGATGCGCCCTGAGCTGAGTCTCGAGGCCATCCGGCTCGCACGCGTGCTGGCGGCGCTGATGCCGCGCGAGCGTGACGCGCACAGCCTCATCGCCCTCATGGAGCTGACCGCCGCACGGTTCCCCGCCCGAGTCGATGCGCACGGCGACCCCGTGCTGCTCGCGGATCAGGACCGTCGTCGCTGGGACAGGGGCCGCATCGCTCGCGGGCGTGCGGCCTTGGGCGCTGCGGATGCCATCGGCACAGGTCGTGGACCCTACGGTCTGCAGGCCGCCATCGCCGAATGCCATGCGGTCGCCGCATCGATCGACGAGACCGACTGGGATCGCATCGTCGTGCTCTACGAGGCGCTCGGCCGCATCGCGCCGTCGCCCGTGGTCGAGCTCAATCGTGCGGCGGCCGTCGCGATGGCGACGGGACCGGCGTCCGCCCTGCACATCATCGACGGGCTCGCGTCTTCGGGCGCACTCGCCGGATACCACCTTCTTCCCGCGACACGGGCGGAGCTGCTGCTGAGGCTCGGGCGTGACGACGAGGCTCGCAGCGAGTTCGCCGTGGCAGCGTCGCTCGCGGGCAACGATCGAGAACGTGCTCTGCTGCGGGCCAACGCCGAGGAGCGCTGA
- a CDS encoding GlsB/YeaQ/YmgE family stress response membrane protein, with protein MSFLGFLLLGLIAGAIAKLILPGKQGGGWLITLLLGVVGAFLGGWLGSLILNRPLTEFWDLGTWLLAIGGSIIVLLIYGLIVGRGSKARS; from the coding sequence ATGAGCTTTCTCGGATTCCTTCTTCTCGGCCTCATCGCCGGAGCAATCGCCAAGCTGATCCTGCCCGGAAAGCAGGGCGGCGGATGGCTCATCACGCTGCTGCTCGGCGTCGTCGGCGCCTTCCTCGGCGGATGGCTCGGAAGCCTGATCCTGAACCGTCCTCTGACCGAGTTCTGGGACCTCGGTACCTGGCTCCTCGCCATCGGCGGCTCGATCATCGTGCTGCTGATCTACGGTCTGATCGTCGGTCGCGGCAGCAAGGCCCGCAGCTGA
- a CDS encoding Bax inhibitor-1/YccA family protein, whose amino-acid sequence MSNFAFNNPAFQQQDPRNVATYPGAPQGAQGAQAASFQHGTMDAAANAQLEGMYAAPPAGAIETDRMSVEDTVWKTAGLFAILLVTAAVGWFVTLGGVAAPEQNPYDQFQPNMLPWIVGALGGFVLAMVISFTSRKKVRPALIFAYAAFEGLFIGGISAFFEVIWPGIVMQATLATVSVVGVTLALFASGKIRASKKATKIFMIAMVGYLVFSLLNLVLMWTGVLPQGQAFGLYSAEIMGIPLGLIIGVLVVIMAAYSLVLDFDQIQQGVRNGAPRKYGWLGAFGIMVTVVWLYVEILRMIAIIRGNN is encoded by the coding sequence ATGAGCAACTTCGCCTTCAACAACCCGGCGTTCCAGCAGCAGGACCCGCGTAACGTCGCGACCTACCCGGGTGCGCCGCAGGGCGCTCAGGGTGCGCAGGCCGCGTCGTTCCAGCACGGCACGATGGACGCCGCCGCGAACGCGCAGCTGGAGGGCATGTACGCCGCTCCCCCGGCCGGCGCGATCGAGACCGACCGCATGTCCGTCGAGGACACCGTCTGGAAGACCGCCGGACTCTTCGCCATCCTGCTCGTCACCGCAGCCGTCGGCTGGTTCGTGACGCTCGGCGGCGTCGCGGCCCCCGAGCAGAACCCGTATGACCAGTTCCAGCCGAACATGCTGCCCTGGATCGTCGGCGCGCTCGGTGGCTTCGTGCTCGCCATGGTGATCTCGTTCACCTCGCGAAAGAAGGTTCGTCCCGCGCTGATCTTCGCGTACGCGGCTTTCGAGGGACTCTTCATCGGTGGTATCTCGGCATTCTTCGAGGTCATCTGGCCCGGCATCGTCATGCAGGCGACGCTCGCGACCGTCTCGGTCGTCGGTGTGACGCTGGCGCTCTTCGCGAGCGGCAAGATCCGCGCCTCGAAGAAGGCGACCAAGATCTTCATGATCGCGATGGTCGGCTACCTCGTCTTCTCGCTCCTCAACCTCGTCCTGATGTGGACCGGCGTCCTGCCCCAGGGCCAGGCCTTCGGTCTGTACAGCGCTGAGATCATGGGCATCCCGCTCGGACTGATCATCGGCGTCCTGGTCGTCATCATGGCCGCGTACTCGCTGGTGCTTGACTTCGACCAGATCCAGCAGGGCGTGCGCAACGGCGCTCCCCGCAAGTACGGCTGGCTCGGCGCCTTCGGCATCATGGTCACGGTCGTCTGGCTCTACGTCGAGATCCTGCGGATGATCGCGATCATCCGCGGCAACAACTGA
- a CDS encoding glycerophosphodiester phosphodiesterase family protein: MPRKSPLVIGHRGAPGYRPEHSRSSYELALAMGVDAVEPDVVATKDGVLIVRHENEISGTTDVAEHPEFADRKTTKRVDGQALTGWFSEDFTWDELSTLRSRERLPEVRLSSASFNDSQAILRLTDVLDIVRDGSIEHGREIGVVLEVKHATYFASIGLDLAPLIERDLRAAGWADGELPLIIECFESTILGELKARGIAAAYIYLIEASGRPFDLLVARGRQALTYKATVTPQGLDGLVGQVDGISVNKRMLLTPGNSIVADAHARGLTVFTWTCRPENAFLSAEFRGAGGKSAYGDYEAEWDVIKRSGVDGVFVDHPDLGVSFFRG, translated from the coding sequence GTGCCCAGGAAATCGCCTCTCGTGATCGGGCATCGCGGTGCGCCCGGCTACCGTCCGGAACACAGCCGTTCGTCGTACGAACTGGCACTCGCGATGGGGGTGGATGCGGTCGAACCCGACGTCGTCGCCACGAAGGACGGCGTGCTCATCGTGCGGCACGAGAACGAGATCTCGGGCACCACCGACGTCGCGGAGCATCCCGAGTTCGCCGACCGCAAGACGACCAAGCGCGTCGACGGCCAGGCGCTGACAGGGTGGTTCTCCGAGGACTTCACGTGGGATGAGCTGTCGACGCTGCGTAGCCGTGAACGGCTGCCCGAAGTGCGGCTCTCGAGCGCGAGCTTCAACGACTCGCAGGCCATCCTGCGGCTCACCGATGTGCTCGACATCGTGCGCGACGGGTCGATCGAGCACGGGCGCGAGATCGGCGTCGTGCTCGAGGTCAAGCACGCCACCTACTTCGCGAGCATCGGCCTCGATCTCGCGCCACTGATCGAGCGCGACCTTCGCGCCGCCGGGTGGGCCGACGGCGAGCTTCCGCTCATCATCGAGTGCTTCGAGTCGACGATCCTCGGCGAGCTCAAGGCGCGGGGGATCGCCGCCGCCTACATCTACCTGATCGAGGCCTCGGGGCGCCCCTTCGACCTTCTGGTCGCGCGGGGCAGGCAGGCGCTGACCTACAAGGCCACAGTCACCCCGCAGGGCCTCGACGGGCTGGTCGGTCAGGTCGACGGCATCAGCGTGAACAAGCGGATGCTGCTGACGCCGGGCAACTCGATCGTCGCCGACGCGCATGCCCGGGGACTCACGGTCTTCACGTGGACGTGCCGACCCGAGAATGCGTTCCTCTCGGCGGAGTTCCGCGGCGCGGGTGGCAAGAGCGCCTACGGCGACTACGAGGCGGAGTGGGACGTGATCAAGCGCTCCGGCGTCGACGGGGTCTTCGTCGACCACCCCGATCTCGGCGTCAGCTTCTTCCGCGGCTGA
- a CDS encoding hemerythrin domain-containing protein yields the protein MDADRLIAWDEELRRAHTRLRAALEATRTALEQESASPDAARELALFCIGFCSALDGHHLSEDRALFPALREEHPELGDVIDKLMQDHSMLAHLLGGMRAAVDSGESADAIERHLDGIGAIMESHFRFEEREILTPLRALHLERPVQDVLGPL from the coding sequence ATGGATGCCGATCGCCTGATCGCCTGGGATGAAGAACTCCGCCGGGCTCACACCCGACTCCGCGCGGCCCTCGAGGCCACCCGGACAGCGCTCGAGCAGGAGTCGGCGTCGCCGGATGCCGCACGCGAGCTCGCGCTGTTCTGCATCGGCTTCTGCTCCGCCCTCGACGGGCATCACCTGAGCGAGGACCGCGCGCTGTTCCCCGCACTGAGAGAAGAGCATCCGGAGCTCGGCGACGTCATCGACAAGCTCATGCAGGATCATTCGATGCTCGCTCACCTGCTCGGCGGCATGCGTGCAGCGGTGGACAGCGGTGAGAGCGCCGACGCGATCGAGCGACACCTCGACGGGATCGGGGCGATCATGGAGTCGCACTTCCGCTTCGAGGAGCGGGAGATCCTCACGCCCCTGCGAGCGCTGCATCTCGAGCGACCGGTGCAGGACGTGCTCGGTCCGCTCTGA
- a CDS encoding YccF domain-containing protein translates to MRTILNIIWLIFAGFGLFLGYMLAGILLCIPIVTIPWAIASFRIARYAIWPFGREIVSKPTSGVGSFLGNVLWVILAGWWLAIGHIVSGLLLCVTIIGIPMGIADFKMVPVSLMPLGKEIVSRKGAFDRTL, encoded by the coding sequence GTGCGCACGATCCTCAACATCATCTGGCTGATCTTCGCCGGATTCGGACTCTTCCTCGGCTACATGCTGGCGGGCATCCTGCTGTGCATCCCGATCGTGACGATCCCCTGGGCCATCGCCTCGTTCCGCATCGCTCGCTACGCGATCTGGCCGTTCGGGCGCGAGATCGTCAGCAAGCCGACCTCCGGGGTCGGCTCGTTCCTCGGGAATGTGCTCTGGGTGATCCTTGCGGGCTGGTGGCTGGCGATCGGCCACATCGTCTCGGGCCTTCTGCTCTGCGTCACGATCATCGGCATCCCGATGGGCATCGCCGACTTCAAGATGGTGCCCGTCTCGCTGATGCCGCTCGGCAAGGAGATCGTGTCGCGCAAGGGCGCGTTCGACCGCACCCTCTGA